The following proteins are encoded in a genomic region of Cryptomeria japonica chromosome 11, Sugi_1.0, whole genome shotgun sequence:
- the LOC131073652 gene encoding ran-binding protein 1 homolog c: MAEVDVSNEMQSREVEEEAGKTGADEEDTGAQIAPIVKLEEVAITTGEENEDVLFHMKCKLYRFDKDGNQWKERGVGTVKLLKHKETGKVRLVMRQAKTLKICANHLVLPSISIQEHAGNEKSCVWHATDFSDGELKKELFCIRFGTLEIAKKFMEMVEEIAEYQARKSEEEDEAAIALKGLKIGDQNDNSKEVKEQFKENVKEEDLEGEKQETKGEEKEVENSEVIGEEKEVEKLDVRGEEKEVEKAETKPEAKVKEHVEPK; encoded by the exons ATGGCAGAGGTTGATGTAAGCAATGAAATGCAGTCAAGAGAAGTGGAGGAAGAAGCAGGAAAAACTGGAGCAGATGAAGAAGATACAGGAGCTCAGATTGCCCCTATTGTTAAACTAGAGGAAGTTGCAATCACAACTGGAGAGGAGAATGAAGATGTCCTTTTTCATAT GAAATGTAAGCTGTATCGATTCGACAAGGATGGTAATCAGTGGAAAGAAAGAGGAGTTGGTACAGTAAAGCTGTTAAAGCACAAGGAAACTGGAAAGGTCAGACTTGTCATGAGGCAGGCCAAAACCTTGAAAATTTGTGCCAATCATTTAG TTCTTCCATCAATCAGCATACAGGAGCATGCTGGAAATGAAAAATCGTGTGTCTGGCATGCCACTGATTTCTCAGACGGTGAGCTTAAGAAGGAACTTTTCTGCATTCGATTTGGCACGTTGGAGA TTGCTAAGAAATTTATGGAGATGGTTGAAGAAATTGCTGAATACCAAGCCAGAAAATCTGAGGAGGAAGATGAAGCTGCTATAGCCTTAAAGGGCTTGAAGATTGGAGATCAAAATGATAATTCCAAAGAAGTCAAAGAGCAGTTCAAAGAAAATGTAAAAGAAGAGGACTTGGAAGGAGAGAAGCAAGAGACCAAAGGAGAAGAGAAGGAAGTGGAGAATTCAGAGGTCATAGGAGAAGAGAAGGAAGTGGAGAAGTTGGACGTCAGAGGAGAAGAGAAGGAAGTGGAGAAGGCAGAGACAAAACCAGAAGCAAAAGTGAAAGAACATGTAGAGCCAAAATAG